A genomic region of Chelmon rostratus isolate fCheRos1 chromosome 8, fCheRos1.pri, whole genome shotgun sequence contains the following coding sequences:
- the cep192 gene encoding centrosomal protein of 192 kDa isoform X2 yields the protein MADSFYKLEDEAFPSFLCKSLDSTSGRATLGNVTLGSGPGLPVAASTVAKIRPGSDNREAPAEASYLGGKELQQANSQSSVGEQQKFALSFKDDLDNADDFIAAHRLSDMLVKINLDESASRNQGSVLGLPLTQMGSVHGRPTELGTELSTGLLTFAQFGHKDITDAKVQSLPAAAEEDSVQSEGVDSDQFSGSNSSFLANEKLMSVESMNSDITDDDIDSNNLPDDELELYFNKLVPPAMQRGRVEGQEIPATGLPGAADDMSNRSSTEPEHNRHHFYDGYDQDFQMPEVRLAATGMDSCPASDEDTEDELESARRNTNATRTRLLPSTSRQLVGESNRPSFRPGLEGGSSDDEASSGRGGPSLSGIEHRRSAEGQVINPPVTGDGGGGDGSSGSEESGNDGGVSTIPLPNANIQTTYDVLRGLGIVGSSAVGEDEDGDLNNLPGLGRNSLSRHTEMGDRVGPVGTGETSSSLGPSAGSQKLSPVNWSMVMDRQEALDAMESTESGPTVDRLLDSVYLRSGAGLRRPQNSANLNVSHLDGTQGSFHLSQVMLPECDEDDDVGGGGYDDDDDDEGTDEPDGARPSLGLRGGPCGDVTGAEASGGTSEDDNSPLSTSLEPKYFSQSFHQEQEDSDDGWNHCPDNMELEFQQGASATRGVVYQNEEGQWVTDLAYYSSFEKEVDGKTTENVDQFQTEDFIPSSNAMEMIVKDQEEFEKEHRFMQEEKIEPASSNSTFHSGSSWKVPTSSHILMRASQVSSDVQQGDQSYLRLSLGQFFGQRSEALGCLGSTDDADWVKRPSFGYIITSPEKREPFALIHPAELSNRDSSPHNDTMELSEADRTLNPEDLDKTLEAPGERMSPKGDTDPELCKQEDHAVRAALPDHSEGSGSGSESSLGNQSCVSPDNNSSHLMLSISTIASAIADASISTDPSQLAAMIMELSKRSRVRNQPDSARPVVPADDCAEGLHSFEHILPEPYQSALLDTLQRSTCVGELSAFDMEKYMKKTDVSDSSDASVAHTTFNLTDWADNLCSSQKNQQAQCPEEELPSSSAQRVDTETQQKSTSTTAEEKDRRGETALNTNSSAVSLSNALSQGPGHKCDSKRSSIPRPRLSFSSARRSMGSEQSSTLKPPADKMAAYDNSASSATKTYGSSGRDLTENGVKPEELNPQASDTIRTSLETSQKSEKNAAVSPGLPRTPPGLRTGQSCLPCFKGYSPPPQRVRSAGQQQQQQQQQQQQQDRSSNSPEKKPPPRDIMAASLSCSSVEKHAGFSQPPQDPTSELLKGFSGPFVEETQCNFRPSTSPLTHSSPSQTSIPDGLADKRPGLDHSPQSTCSSPSLSRLTYISVNDGTVIPTPERQKNNCTVALSTTIIRFSPTPPVEPDAHSNLDILGLPKSLDQVQPQHSKSLDPLPTQECKSLEPSCGGSALSCTRSQSACNYHCPGDRTGDLSAGCGNHKQLSVSNVKQLTKVDSGYCSNMNIQQASSTIAPQSSQQWGAASSVSSSVYTGDLGMPASYSSEGLHYVPIPSFKPQCAGLIDLPHQGDMQSLLAGRSLLHSQLAQQYLGPQAPLHPGAYHVGATGNGLFSVSSTGIPKSDLTVRHVHPTSGPLGIPGAAGSHYLPGPHQSQQDMGMMGKPYSQYGAESLVAGGLEELRGQVVVPEELRFPHACCVGIASQTSLSLFNPSERWQQVSITVTSLAIDGEKVNSLPYQWLVVKNKTIIGPKTTEEQKVLFIPPQAGVYQCVLSVCSWPASAETEVAARANIFAKRVVLLAIAENPALEVEVSKSGCLDFGDLPGGSAKSIPLKLLNRTHATVPIRLVISANASAWRCFTFSKHPVTMTSEATQQAGHMTPVSSPSVMNHVMHASHDENPQTFIVWVHFKAPQKYTVSSGELGLADEYSARVDIEVDSPGPNHVIRSIPLRARSGTARVHAPKDLQTVSLSAPLGKSCQQMLPLKNAGNIDVQLKLKHIDTEDSFSVTPDELPLRVGEEQGIVVSFKAQGSRKYQESLLTILVLPSGPQYEVTLKGEVVPEDSGKSAIPSAAVFVPGVASDVPPILSNKQFVAWGGVTLGRAVQQKLVLRNNSMNTTQQLRLLIRGQDQDCFQLQSMFSPEERLTRHGELSIRPREDVTVHLLFAPTRVACMLAKLEIKQSGVRPSQPGVKFTIPLSGYGGTSNIILEDQRKQADGYVATMTDIAVGRISKVCLCVRNTGSRAAFIKAMAFSDVQTRSVMEPSVISLAPSQFVLKERTQEVITVLVKSTQREQNLSQSANALLATVCLFCGDEVSRQQYRRLLQSKPQAARKALSENSLLKNIDFNEKFLGEESITETYDLPQRPNEAHIFYGNMSKIVVSLLGSTKSTDCEQSDHTELLPSARQSSETDSGLPNGNVSLDVLPVKGPQGPALRVTEPSLKAAESLHRQSESWTVHPEQLVLAAPTINGAAITSQVQVRNNTSRELSFDLSWPAHCLTITPQHGVIEPQCHLQILISPNPSLATKPALLPWSGQIYVQCDGQQKFIKVQIRRDLALDVSAAPADTTLSALPPQAATPVLPVARLTAKTSLPPQTPQAPQALVEISNKTVIFPSTPSGDTSEAQLEVQNGEVEVRWYLSSFAPPYVKGVDNTGDVYRATYTAFRCSRVSGTLGAHEKIQVPITFLPRDRGDYAQFWDLECHPVFELQQKTRIRFQLCGTGLKSGPVEGPQEGDCSLVKTEATVKTRKRADASAGKTSQEEAVRRGVYSPQDLYTFPATRVGESSTLKVNIRNNSSDTHELKFVNPREPFHIKHSKYSLRSQHYLKLPVQFKPSTAGRHAGLLLIQSETSGSLVIQLTEPTCKAAFVSTMC from the exons ATGGCAGACAGTTTTTACAAGCTGGAGGATGAAGCCTTTCCCAGTTTCCTCTGCAAGTCTCTGGACAGCACCAGTGGCCGCGCCACACTGGGGAATGTGACATTAGGTTCAGGCCCAGGACTTCCAGTGGCTGCCTCGACAGTGGCTAAAATTAGACCAGGGTCTGACAACAG AGAAGCTCCTGCTGAAGCATCATACTTGGGGggcaaagagctgcagcaggccaACTCACAGTCATCTGTTGGAGAACAGCAGAAGTTTGCCCTCAGCTTCAAAGATGACTT GGACAATGCAGATGACTTCATTGCAGCCCATCGTCTTTCAGACATGCTAGTGAAGATAAATTTGGATGAGAGTGCATCCAGAAACCAAGGGTCCGTGTTGGGGCTTCCTCTCACACAGATGGGCTCAGTCCATGGCCGACCCACAGAGCTTGGAACAG AGCTGTCAACAGGACTTCTGACATTTGCCCAGTTTGGACATAAAGATATTACAGATGCAAAG GTTCAGTCCTTaccagctgcagctgaggaggacaGTGTGCAGAGTGAGGGAGTGGACAGTGACCAATTCAGTGGCAGTAACTCAAGCTTCCTGGCAAATGAGAAGCTCATGTCTGTGGAGAGCATGAACAGCGATATCACAG ATGATGACATTGATTCAAACAACCTGCCTGATGACGAGCTGGAGCTGTATTTCAATAAGCTGGTGCCTCCTGccatgcagagaggcagagtggagGGCCAGGAGATTCCTGCAACA GGACTCCCAGGTGCTGCTGATGACATGTCGAACCGAAGTTCTACTGAACCAGAACATAATCGACACCACTTCTATGATGGTTATGATCAG GACTTCCAGATGCCAGAGGTGCGTCTGGCTGCTACAGGAATGGACTCCTGTCCTGCCAGTGATGAGGACACTGAGGATGAGCTGGAGTCTGCCAGAAGGAACACTAATGCTACCAGGACACGGCTGCTGCCCAGCACCTCCAGACAACTG GTTGGAGAGAGCAATCGTCCCAGTTTCAGGCCGGGCTTAGAGGGAGGCAGTTCTGATGACGAAGCTTCCAGCGGCCGCGGTGGTCCATCTCTTTCCGGGATTGAACACAGACGGTCTGCTGAGGGACAAGTCATCAACCCTCCAGTCACAG gtgatggaggaggtggggatgGGAGCAGTGGGAGTGAGGAAAGCGGAAATGACGGTGGAGTTTCAACCATCCCTCTCCCAAATGCTAACATCCAGACCACCTATGATGTCCTGCGTGGGTTGGGGATTGTTGGTAGCAGTGCTGTTGGTGAAGATGAGGATGGCGATCTGAATAATCTCCCAGGCCTTGGAAGGAACAGTCTTTCCAGACATACTGAG ATGGGTGACCGTGTGGGTCCTGTTGGAACAGGAGAGACCAGCTCCTCTTTGGGACCATCAGCGGGATCTCAGAAGCTTTCTCCTGTCAACTGGAGCATGGTCATGGACCGACAGGAGGCATTG GATGCCATGGAGAGCACAGAGTCTGGGCCCACTGTTGACAGACTGTTGGACTCTGTTTACCTGAGGAGTGGAGCTGGACTCAGAAGACCTCAGAACTCGGCAAACCTAAATGTCTCCCACCTTGATGGCACTCAGGGGAGCTTCCACCTCTCCCAG GTTATGCTCCCAGAGTGTGACGAAGATGATgatgttggtggtggtggttatgatgatgatgatgatgatgaaggaacAGATGAGCCTGATGGTGCCAGGCCTTCCTTGGGCTTGAGGGGTGGGCCTTGTGGTGATGTGACTGGTGCAGAGGCTTCAGGCGGTACCAGTGAAGATGACAACAGtcccctctccacctcccttgAACCCAAGTATTTCTCCCAGAGCTTCCACCAGGAGCAAGAGGATTCAGATGATGGGTGGAACCACTGCCCAGACAACATGGAGCTGGAATTTCAACAAG GTGCCAGTGCCACTCGTGGTGTGGTGTACCAGAATGAAGAAGGGCAGTGGGTGACAGATCTGGCATATTACTCCTCCTTTGAGAAAGAGGTTGATGGGAAGACAACAGAGAATGTTGACCAGTTTCAGACTGAAGACTTTATTCCTTCCA GTAATGCTATGGAAATGATAGTTAAGGATCAAGAGGAATTTGAGAAAGAGCACAGATTCATGCAG GAGGAGAAGATTGAACcagccagcagcaacagcaccTTTCACAGTGGCTCATCTTGGAAGGTCCCCACCAGCAGCCACATCCTGATGAGGGCCTCTCAGGTCTCCTCAGATGTTCAGCAGGGAGACCAAAGTTACCTGCGACTGTCTTTGGGGCAGTTTTTTGGACAACGCTCTGAAGCCCTTGGCTGTCTTGGCAGCACTGATGATGCCGATTGGGTTAAACGG CCATCCTTTGGCTACATCATCACATCTCCAGAGAAGAGGGAACCATTTGCCCTAATTCACCCTGCAGAGTTGTCAAATAGAGACAGCTCTCCTCATAATGATACCATGGAACTCAGTGAAGCAGACAGAACTCTGAACCCAG AGGACCTGGACAAAACTCTTGAAGCACCAGGTGAAAGGATGTCTCCGAAAGGTGATACTGATCCAGAACTGTGTAAACAGGAG GACCACGCTGTTAGAGCTGCACTGCCTGACCACAGTGAGGGCTCTGGCTCTGGCTCTGAGTCAAGCTTGGGTAACCAAAGCTGTGTGTCCCCTGACAATAACAGCAGCCATCTGATGCTGAGTATCAGCACAATTGCCTCAGCCATTGCTGATGCATCCATCAGTACTGACCCATCGCAGCTGGCTGCCATGATCATGGAGCTGTCCAAGAGGAGTAGGGTGAGGAATCAGCCTGATTCTGCAAGACCTGTTGTACCTGCTGATGACTGTGCAGAAGGACTACACTCTTTTGAACAT ATCCTCCCTGAGCCATACCAGAGTGCCTTGTTGGACACACTACAGAGAAGCACCTGTGTTGGAGAGCTGAGTGCCTTCGATATggagaaatacatgaaaaagaCTGATGTGTCAGACAGCAGTGATGCCTCTGTGGCACACACTACTTTTAACCTGACAGACTGGGCTGAcaacctctgcagctctcaaAAGAACCAACAGGCACAGTGCCCTGAGGAAGAGCTCCCCTCTTCCTCAGCTCAGCGAGTGGATACTGAAACTCAACAGAAGTCCACAAGTACAACAGCtgaggagaaagacaggagaggagagacagcatTAAACACGAACTCATCTGCAGTTTCCCTTTCAAATGCATTATCTCAAGGTCCAGGTCATAAATGTGACTCAAAAAGAAGCTCTATTCCTCGTCCTCGTCTATCTTTCAGCTCTGCCAGAAGATCTATGGGCTCAGAGCAATCTTCCACTCTCAAGCCCCCTGCAGACAAAATGGCAGCATATGATAACTCTGCTTCGTCTGCCACCAAGACCTATGGTTCCTCAGGCAGGGACCTCACAGAAAATGGAGTGAAGCCAGAAGAACTGAACCCTCAAGCATCCGACACTATTAGGACTTCCTTAGAAACATCACAAAAGAGTGAGAAAAATGCTGCTGTCTCACCTGGCCTGCCAAGAACTCCACCAGGCTTGAGGACAGGACAGTCTTGCTTGCCTTGCTTTAAAGGTTactctcctccaccacagagGGTGAGGAGtgcaggccagcagcagcagcagcagcagcagcagcagcagcagcaggacagatcCAGTAATTCTCCAGAGAAGAAACCACCTCCCAGGGATATCATGGCTGCTTCACTGTcttgcagctctgtggagaAACATGCTGGCTTCTCCCAGCCACCGCAAGACCCTACATCTG AACTGCTAAAGGGTTTTTCTGGGCCCTTTGTGGAGGAGACACAGTGTAACTTCAGACCGTCTACTTCTCCGCTTACTCACTCCTCTCCAAGTCAGACCTCCATTCCAGATGG TCTGGCAGACAAGCGTCCAGGTCTTGACCACTCTCCTCAGTCTACTTGCTCCAGCCCTAGTCTCAGCAGGCTTACATACATCTCAGTGAATGATGGCACTGTCATACCTACACCTGAAAGGCAAAAG AATAACTGTACTGTGGCGCTGAGCACCACCATCATCAGATTTAGTCCAACCCCACCGGTGGAACCAGATGCACATTCTAACCTCGATATTCTTGGCTTGCCTAAGAGTCTGGACCAGGTGCAACCACAGCACTCTAAAAGTCTGGACCCACTACCAACACAGGAGTGTAAAAGCCTGGAGCCCTCATGTGGTGGTTCTGCTTTGAGCTGTACTCGCAGCCAGAGTGCATGTAACTACCACTGCCCTGGGGACAGAACTGGTGATCTTTCAGCAGGTTGTGGGAATCACAAGCAGCTCTCTGTCTCCAATGTAAAACAGCTCACTAAAGTTGACTCAGGCTATTGCAGTAATATGAACATTCAGCAAGCTAGCAGCACAATAGCTCCTCAGAGCTCTCAGCAGTGGGGAGCTGCTAGCTCAGTGTCGTCGTCGGTGTATACTGGTGACCTTGGCATGCCTGCATCCTACTCGTCAGAGGGACTTCACTATGTGCCTATCCCTAGCTTTAAGCCCCAGTGTGCTGGCTTGATTGATCTTCCCCACCAAGGAGATATGCAATCCCTTCTTGCTGGACGCTCTCTCTTACACTCCCAGCTGGCTCAGCAGTATTTGGGACCTCAAGCTCCGTTACACCCTGGTGCTTATCATGTGGGAGCAACAGGAAATGGTCTCTTCAGCGTATCCTCTACAg GCATACCCAAGAGCGATCTAACAGTGAGACATGTCCATCCCACATCAGGTCCTCTGGGAATTCCTGGGGCTGCTGGGTCACATTACCTCCCTGGACCCCATCAGAGCCAGCAGGACATGGGAATGATGGGGAAACCGTACAGTCAATATGGTGCAGAGTCACTGGTGGCAGGTGGTCTTGAGGAACTCAGAG GCCAAGTGGTGGTGCCAGAGGAACTGCGGTTCCCTCATGCCTGCTGTGTAGGCATCGCCTCACAGACCTCCCTCAGCCTCTTCAACCCCTCTGAGAGATGGCAGCAAGTCTCAATCACTGTCACCAGCCTGGCCATTGATGGAGAGAAG GTGAATAGCTTGCCGTACCAGTGGCTTGTAGTGAAGAACAAGACCATCATTGGCCCTAAGACTACAGAGGAACAGAAGGTGTTGTTCATTCCTCCACAAGCTGGTGTCTACCAGTGTGTCCTCAGTGTTTGCTCCTGGCCTGCATCCGCTGAGACCGAAGTTGCTGCCAGGGCCAATATCTTTGCTAAAAGGGTGGTGCTGCTTGCCATTGCAGAGAATCCTGCACTAGAA GTTGAAGTAAGCAAATCTGGCTGTCTGGATTTTGGAGACCTTCCAGGAGGCAGTGCCAAATCCATTCCTCTCAAACTGCTCAACAGGACTCATGCTACAGTGCCCATCCGTCTGGTCATCAGTGCA AATGCTTCAGCCTGGCGATGCTTCACCTTTTCCAAGCACCCTGTTACCATGACATCTGAGGCAACACAGCAGGCTGGACACATGACCCCAGTGTCCTCACCATCGGTGATGAATCACGTGATGCATGCCAGTCACGATGAG aatCCACAGACCTTCATCGTCTGGGTTCACTTCAAAGCCCCTCAGAAGTACACAGTTTCTTCAG GAGAGCTTGGTCTGGCGGATGAGTACAGTGCTCGAGTGGACATTGAAGTGGACTCTCCTGGTCCAAATCATGTGATCAGGAGTATTCCCCTCAGGGCCAGGTCTGGAACTGCAAGGGTCCATGCTCCTAAAGATCTGCAG actgtcagcctgtctgctcCGCTGGGTAAATCCTGTCAACAGATGCTGCCATTAAAGAATGCAGGAAACATTGACGTTCAACTGAAACTCAAG CACATTGATACTGAGGACAGTTTCTCTGTGACACCTGATGAACTACCCCTGAGAGTGGGAGAGGAGCAAGGTATCGTGGTTTCCTTCAAAGCACAGGGCAGCAGAAAATATCAAGAAAG CCTTCTCACCATCTTGGTGCTGCCATCAGGCCCTCAGTATGAGGTAACCCTGAAAGGAGAAGTTGTCCCAGAGGACTCTGGGAAATCTGCCATTCCGTCCGctgctgtctttgttcctgGTGTGGCCAGTGATGTTCCACCAATTCTCTCTAATAAACAGTTCGTGGCCTGGGGAGGGGTTACTCTGGGGCGAGCTGT ccaACAGAAGCTGGTTCTCAGGAACAACTCGATGAACACCACACAGCAGCTACGGTTGCTTATTCGTGGTCAAGACCAAGACTGTTTTCAG ctCCAGAGTATGTTCAGTCCTGAGGAGCGTCTGACCCGACATGGAGAGCTGTCCATCCGTCCCAGAGAGGACGTAACCGTCCATCTGCTCTTTGCTCCCACCAGGGTGGCCTGCATGTTGGCCAAGCTGGAGATCAAACAGTCTGGAGTCCGGCCATCACAGCCAGGGGTCAAATTCACT ATTCCACTGTCAGGCTATGGTGGGACCAGCAACATAATCCTAGAGGACCAGAGGAAACAGGCGGACGGCTATGTGGCGACAATGACTGACATCGCTGTTGGTCGCATCAGCAAAGTCTGTCTTTGCGTGAGGAACACAGGCTCCAGAGCAGCTTTTATCAAAGCCATGGCCTTCTCTGATGTGCAGACAAGATCAGTTATGGAACCCTCTGTCATCAGCCTCGCCCCATCGCAGTTTGTTCTGAAGGAACGGACACAAGAG GTGATCACTGTGCTAGTGAAGTCCACCCAAAGAGAACAGAACCTAAGTCAGTCTGCCAATGCACTGCTGGCTAccgtctgtctgttttgtgGAGATGAGGTCTCCAGGCAGCAGTATAGGAG ATTACTTCAGAGCAAACCACAGGCTGCACGGAAGGCTCTGTCTGAGAACAGTCTGCTGAAAAACATCGACTTTAATGAGAAGTTCCTGGGAGAAGAAAGTATTACAGAGA CCTATGACCTGCCCCAACGGCCCAACGAAGCTCACATCTTCTATGGAAACATGAGTAAGATAGTGGTGTCATTGCTGGGAAGTACAAAAAGCACCGACTGTGAGCAGAGCGaccacactgagctgctgccctctgctAGACAAagttcagagacagacag TGGTTTGCCAAATGGCAATGTGTCTCTGGATGTGCTGCCAGTGAAAGGTCCCCAAGGTCCAGCACTGAGAGTGACAGAGCCGTCCTTAAAG GCCGCAGAATCATTACACAGGCAGTCTGAGTCCTGGACCGTCCATCCAGAACAACTTGTCCTCGCAGCTCCCACCATCA atgGTGCAGCCATCACCAGTCAGGTTCAGGTTCGGAACAATACATCCAGAGAGCTGAGCTTTGATTTGTCCTGGCCTGCTCACTGTCTTACCATCACCCCTCAGCATGGAGTTATTGAGCCTCA GTGTCACCTGCAGATTTTGATCAGTCCCAACCCTTCACTAGCAACTAAACCTGCCCTGCTGCCATGGAGTGGACAGATTTATGTCCAGTGTGATGGTCAACAGAAG TTCATTAAGGTCCAGATACGTCGTGACCTGGCTCTGGATGTGTCCGCGGCCCCAGCAGACACGACTCTGTCAGCCCTACCTCCTCAGGCTGCCACCCCAGTGTTGCCTGTAGCCAGGCTCACCGCCAAAACCTCGCTACCCCCGCAGACCCCACAGGCACCTCAAGCCCTGGTGGAGATCAGCAACAAGACCGTCATCTTCCCCAGCACTCCCTCAGGGGATACATCAG AGGCCCAGCTGGAGGTGCAGAATGGGGAAGTGGAAGTGAGGTGGTACCTGTCATCATTTGCTCCTCCATATGTTAAg ggAGTTGACAACACTGGAGATGTTTACAGGGCCACTTACACTGCCTTCAGATGCTCCAGGGTCTCAGGCACACTGGGAGCCCATGAGAAGATTCAG GTGCCTATTACTTTCCTGCCCAGGGACAGAGGGGACTATGCCCAGTTCTGGGACTTGGAGTGCCACCctgtgtttgagctgcagcagaagacaAGAATCCGCTTCCAACTCTGTGGCACC GGATTAAAGTCTGGACCAGTAGAAGGACCACAGGAAGGAGACTGCTCTCTGGTGAAGACTGAGGCTACAGTCAAGACCAGGAAGAGAGCTGATGCCTCGGCAGGCAAAACCAG CCAGGAGGAGGCTGTACGGAGGGGTGTGTATTCTCCACAGGATCTCTACACCTTCCCAGCTACACGGGTGGGTGAGTCCAGCACTCTGAAGGTCAACATCCGCAACAACTCGTCCGACACGCATGAG CTGAAATTTGTAAACCCTAGGGAGCCCTTCCACATCAAGCATTCCAAATATTCCCTGAG ATCACAGCACTATCTGAAGCTACCCGTCCAGTTCAAGCCCAGTACTGCAGGCAGACACGCTGGCTTGCTGCTCATCCAGTCAGAAACAAGTGGAAGTCTTGTTATTCAGCTGACCG AGCCCACCTGCAAAGCAGCCTTTGTCAGCACCATGTGTTGA